CTACTTTTTCAAATGATCTTTATAACGGTTCAGATACTTATCAACACGCCCTGCCGTATCAACCAATTTCATCTTACCGGTATAAAAAGGATGCGAAGTATTTGAGATTTCGATCTTAATTAACGGGTACTCAACTCCTTCAAACGTTAAGGTGTCCCTTGTTTGAGCAGCCGATTTTGTAAGAAAAACATGGTCGTTGGACATATCTTTAAATGCAACCAACCGATAATTTTTAGGATGAATGTCTTTTTTCATTTTATAACCTTATTAAATTTAACCGGCTCCTATAAAGCCCTGAAATTTCAATTCGTAACAATAAAAAATATTGGGTTGCAAAGTTACTCTTTTTATGACAAAATCAAAAAATTGCAAAGAATTTTTATTTCATTCATTAATACCCTCAAATATTTTATTGTATGCCGAACAGCCATATAAGTCTTGATTATCTGTTTGGACAAATAAATAACGGCAGGAAAAGATATTGAAAAATC
The window above is part of the Bacteroidota bacterium genome. Proteins encoded here:
- a CDS encoding type B 50S ribosomal protein L31 encodes the protein MKKDIHPKNYRLVAFKDMSNDHVFLTKSAAQTRDTLTFEGVEYPLIKIEISNTSHPFYTGKMKLVDTAGRVDKYLNRYKDHLKK